The genomic DNA CGGGCGACGGCAAGCTGTGGGTGACGACGAGCGAGACGGACGGCCGGGGCACACCGGGGAAGGGGGACGACCGGATCCTGGAGCTGCAGGTGACGTAGGAAAGGCTCGCGGGCCTCAGTCCTCACCGGGCTCCGGGGCGGCGGCGGGCTCCGGGGCCGCGGGCGGCTCCGGAGCCGCGGGGGGCTGCTTCGGCGGGCGTACGACGACCTTGCCCGAGGACAGGTCTATGGGCCCTCTTCCGGGGTCGCCGTCGTTCACATCCGTTCGGCTGAGTTCCAGGCGCTTTC from Streptomyces avermitilis MA-4680 = NBRC 14893 includes the following:
- a CDS encoding DUF6191 domain-containing protein; amino-acid sequence: MFNMFEELFAPGRKHTNDERKRLELSRTDVNDGDPGRGPIDLSSGKVVVRPPKQPPAAPEPPAAPEPAAAPEPGED